From one Dermacentor variabilis isolate Ectoservices chromosome 3, ASM5094787v1, whole genome shotgun sequence genomic stretch:
- the LOC142574379 gene encoding uncharacterized protein LOC142574379: MNSLYHVVALCAIVASVTAGGLGGYGLGGLGYGGYGLGYGGGLGYGGGLGYGGGLGYGGGLGYGGGLGYGGGLGYGGGYGVSGVGVGSSVALLSGGPAFAKVVAGPAFVVRSVHHVNKVSGGGALLAHSGLGGGYGRGVGYGGGYGGYGYGGYGYKG, translated from the exons ATGAACTCCCTG TACCATGTCGTCGCCCTTTGCGCCATTGTGGCTTCTGTGACTGCGGGTGGACTTGGAGGCTACGGTCTTGGAGGCCTTGGCTACGGAGGATACGGACTCGGCTACGGTGGAGGCCTTGGCTACGGTGGAGGCTTAGGCTACGGTGGAGGCCTAGGCTACGGTGGAGGCCTAGGCTACGGGGGAGGCCTGGGATATGGTGGAGGGCTGGGTTATGGAGGCGGCTACGGAGTCAGCGGTGTGGGCGTCGGCAGCAGCGTGGCCCTTTTGAGCGGAGGACCTGCTTTCGCCAAGGTTGTGGCCGGCCCTGCTTTCGTCGTTAGGTCTGTGCATCACGTGAACAAGGTTAGCGGAGGAGGAGCCCTTCTCGCTCACTCGGGTCTCGGCGGAGGATACGGAAGAGGCGTCGGCTACGGTGGAGGTTACGGCGGATACGGATACGGTGGCTACGGTTACAAGGGCTAA